Proteins encoded within one genomic window of Phototrophicus methaneseepsis:
- a CDS encoding MFS transporter has product MNGKVNKLSTSQQPALKADTPTDNGLDFNQVMPIFALVFVDVLGLTVILPLLHLYAAAFGATPLEIGLVAAAFPLAQLIGVPAMGALSDRYGRKPLLLISQITTCLSFIMLGMANSLTMIIASRVLDGLFGANMATAQAAISDITDEKNRARGLGLTGAAFGLGFIFGPIISILALEMSDSLAIPAFSAAGYSFISILLTLFVFKETLPPEARGKNKTEPTEKTGRMRLMSIIVLPQIALLLVLMFSQQFIFYGFESLMGLFTLTRLGLLGQGNAILFLFIGTILVMVQVRFIGKWARKYGEARMAAVAMALLAAGLLLVATTPEQPQPFYVRPIVENELASQAPSSTEAIVGEIAVDLPAQGNNGIGGVIWFLVALVPLSIGSGLIRPMLNTLMTQRAGKNAYGVVLGLSSSFVSAANAAAPIVMGLIFQHYGETVPFLVGGIAMSILAIIAFARIRMPDPAS; this is encoded by the coding sequence TTGAATGGAAAGGTAAATAAGCTGAGCACATCGCAGCAGCCTGCCCTAAAGGCTGATACGCCAACTGATAACGGCCTCGACTTCAATCAGGTAATGCCCATCTTCGCCCTGGTATTCGTTGACGTCCTCGGCCTGACCGTCATCTTACCCTTACTCCACCTGTACGCTGCCGCCTTCGGCGCGACACCTCTGGAAATCGGCCTTGTTGCAGCCGCCTTCCCTCTAGCACAGCTCATTGGCGTTCCGGCAATGGGGGCCCTTAGCGACCGCTACGGGCGCAAACCCTTACTGCTCATCAGCCAGATTACAACTTGCCTGAGCTTTATCATGCTCGGGATGGCGAACTCACTGACGATGATTATCGCCTCGCGTGTGTTGGATGGCCTGTTTGGGGCCAATATGGCAACAGCTCAGGCTGCAATCAGCGACATCACTGACGAAAAAAACCGGGCACGGGGCCTGGGGCTGACAGGCGCGGCTTTTGGCCTGGGGTTTATCTTTGGCCCGATTATCTCCATCCTCGCGCTAGAAATGAGCGATTCGCTGGCTATCCCAGCCTTTTCCGCCGCGGGCTATTCATTCATCTCTATCCTGCTGACACTGTTCGTCTTTAAAGAAACGCTGCCACCAGAAGCACGCGGCAAAAACAAAACAGAGCCTACCGAGAAAACCGGGCGCATGCGCTTGATGAGCATCATCGTCCTGCCACAAATTGCCCTTTTGCTGGTGCTGATGTTCTCTCAGCAGTTCATTTTCTACGGCTTTGAGAGCTTGATGGGCTTATTTACTTTGACGCGATTGGGCTTGCTCGGCCAGGGAAACGCGATCTTGTTCCTGTTTATCGGCACGATACTGGTGATGGTACAGGTGCGGTTCATTGGCAAGTGGGCACGCAAATATGGCGAGGCACGTATGGCTGCCGTCGCTATGGCGCTGTTGGCAGCGGGGTTGCTGCTGGTCGCTACAACACCAGAGCAGCCACAGCCTTTTTATGTGCGGCCTATCGTGGAAAACGAGCTCGCAAGCCAGGCCCCCAGCAGTACAGAGGCCATCGTTGGAGAAATTGCCGTTGACTTACCCGCCCAGGGGAATAACGGTATCGGCGGCGTTATATGGTTCCTTGTCGCGCTTGTACCGCTATCCATTGGCTCCGGGCTGATCCGGCCTATGCTGAACACCCTCATGACACAGCGAGCCGGTAAAAATGCTTATGGCGTCGTTCTGGGCCTGAGTTCCTCATTTGTCAGCGCAGCCAATGCCGCAGCACCGATTGTCATGGGCCTCATCTTCCAGCATTATGGCGAAACAGTGCCCTTTTTAGTCGGGGGCATTGCAATGAGCATACTCGCCATCATAGCCTTTGCCCGCATCCGAATGCCTGATCCAGCTTCCTAA
- a CDS encoding enoyl-CoA hydratase/isomerase family protein produces the protein MYEFILTETHDQIFEIVLNRPDKRNAMNIQMVEEIGKAIDDAERAFIQGEARVLFIRAEGRVFSSGIDLTSFLEDENKYGENWRDNLFPTTADLQSVMNKIEDCSLPTFCLMHGYCLGLGMELALACDFRIIAERTKLALPESRLGMIPDVGGTTRLLRLVGPSRAKEIIMTGGNIDVVDAERWGIVNYVVPKDDLIPKAEALAKDIMLSAPLAVSYTKRTINDMLDDRGNLKIEAWAQAQLIRTEDFYNGVNAMINKTYPVEWKGK, from the coding sequence ATGTACGAGTTTATCTTGACCGAAACCCACGACCAGATTTTTGAGATTGTATTGAATCGTCCTGATAAGCGCAACGCAATGAACATCCAGATGGTCGAGGAAATCGGCAAGGCCATTGATGATGCTGAAAGAGCGTTCATCCAGGGCGAAGCAAGGGTACTCTTCATCCGGGCGGAGGGGCGTGTTTTTTCATCAGGTATCGACCTGACGAGCTTTTTGGAAGATGAAAATAAATACGGCGAAAACTGGCGTGATAATCTCTTCCCGACAACGGCAGATTTACAAAGTGTGATGAATAAAATCGAAGATTGTTCGCTGCCGACATTTTGCCTGATGCATGGTTACTGCCTGGGCCTGGGTATGGAGCTTGCGCTCGCGTGTGACTTCCGCATTATTGCGGAACGCACTAAGCTTGCCCTGCCAGAATCCCGCCTTGGGATGATCCCGGATGTGGGCGGCACAACGCGCCTACTGCGGCTGGTCGGGCCTTCCCGCGCTAAAGAAATCATCATGACGGGCGGCAATATCGACGTGGTAGATGCAGAGCGATGGGGAATTGTGAACTATGTCGTCCCCAAAGATGATCTCATTCCTAAGGCTGAAGCACTCGCTAAGGATATTATGTTGAGTGCGCCTTTAGCCGTGAGCTATACCAAACGCACAATTAACGACATGCTGGATGATCGTGGCAACCTAAAGATAGAAGCCTGGGCCCAGGCTCAGCTCATCCGCACGGAAGACTTTTACAACGGGGTAAACGCTATGATAAACAAAACATACCCTGTTGAATGGAAAGGTAAATAA